A single genomic interval of Synechococcales cyanobacterium CNB harbors:
- the rpsM gene encoding 30S ribosomal protein S13 gives MPRIAGVDVPEKKKILYALQYVHGIGPKFASDILAEAQVDPNLKASELPEQKVAQINAIIDASYLVEGALRRHVSQNIQRLKDIRCYRGERHRKGLPVRGQRTRCNARTRKGRKKTVAGKKGVKAK, from the coding sequence GTGCCACGTATCGCCGGTGTTGACGTTCCCGAGAAGAAGAAGATTCTGTACGCGCTGCAGTACGTTCACGGGATCGGTCCGAAGTTTGCGTCGGACATCCTGGCCGAGGCGCAGGTCGATCCGAATCTGAAGGCGAGCGAACTGCCCGAGCAGAAGGTGGCGCAGATTAACGCCATCATTGACGCGAGTTACCTCGTCGAGGGCGCGCTTCGTCGGCACGTGTCGCAGAACATCCAGCGGCTGAAGGACATCCGGTGCTATCGGGGCGAGCGTCACCGCAAGGGTCTGCCCGTCCGCGGGCAGCGCACGCGTTGCAACGCACGCACGCGCAAGGGCCGGAAGAAGACGGTCGCGGGCAAGAAGGGCGTGAAGGCCAAGTGA
- the infA gene encoding translation initiation factor IF-1 produces the protein MAKQDEKFTFEATVIEALPNATFKVRLPNEQKTEVLAYVSGKMRMNYIRILPGDRVTVEMSPYDLTKARITYRH, from the coding sequence ATGGCGAAGCAGGACGAGAAGTTCACGTTTGAGGCGACGGTGATCGAGGCGTTGCCCAACGCCACGTTCAAGGTCCGCCTGCCGAATGAGCAGAAGACCGAGGTGCTGGCGTACGTGTCGGGAAAGATGCGGATGAACTACATCCGCATCCTGCCGGGCGACCGGGTGACGGTCGAGATGAGTCCGTATGACCTGACCAAGGCGCGGATCACCTACCGCCACTGA
- a CDS encoding DNA-directed RNA polymerase subunit alpha has product MRIRWRGLELPSRVTNDPKFRSDTFGRFTIEPFERGFGTTVGNSLRRILLSSLEGAAVKSVKIKGAEHEFTTLPGVLDDVTDLILNVKGLVVRLDGDEEKTMKLAARGPGEVTADMIEADPAITVLNKNHVVCTLSDEVDFEMEFVVGKGRGYVPASEQYSRNEEQEIGRIFMDAIYSPVQRVRYKVEETRVGQRTNYDKLIMEIWTNGTVAPELALVEAAKILRKHLNPFVQYFELGQERVSDEAAAAAGVDEELIRKLNMPIGDLELSVRASNCLESAKIETVAQLVTHSDAELLKLRSFGRTSLREVKRKLQDLGLDLGMSLPEGYMLPTSSA; this is encoded by the coding sequence ATGCGCATTCGCTGGCGTGGGCTGGAGTTGCCGAGCCGGGTCACGAACGACCCGAAGTTCAGGAGCGACACGTTCGGTCGCTTCACGATCGAGCCGTTCGAGCGGGGGTTCGGGACGACGGTGGGCAACAGCCTCCGTCGCATCCTGCTCAGTTCGCTCGAGGGTGCGGCGGTCAAGAGCGTGAAGATCAAGGGTGCGGAGCACGAGTTTACCACGCTCCCAGGAGTGCTCGACGACGTGACGGATCTGATCCTGAACGTCAAGGGTCTCGTCGTGCGTCTGGACGGCGATGAGGAGAAGACGATGAAACTCGCGGCCCGTGGGCCGGGCGAGGTGACGGCGGACATGATCGAGGCCGACCCCGCGATTACCGTCCTCAACAAGAACCACGTGGTCTGCACGCTGAGCGACGAGGTTGACTTCGAGATGGAGTTCGTGGTCGGCAAGGGGCGCGGCTACGTCCCCGCGAGCGAGCAGTACAGCCGCAATGAGGAGCAGGAGATCGGCCGCATTTTCATGGACGCGATCTACTCGCCTGTGCAGCGGGTGCGCTACAAGGTCGAGGAGACTCGCGTCGGGCAGCGCACGAACTACGACAAGCTCATCATGGAGATCTGGACGAACGGCACGGTCGCGCCCGAGCTGGCGCTCGTCGAGGCCGCGAAGATTCTCCGCAAGCACCTCAACCCGTTCGTGCAGTATTTCGAGCTGGGCCAGGAGCGTGTCTCGGACGAGGCGGCGGCCGCGGCCGGCGTGGACGAGGAACTCATCCGCAAACTGAACATGCCGATCGGCGACCTGGAGTTGAGCGTTCGGGCGAGCAACTGCCTCGAATCGGCCAAGATCGAGACAGTGGCGCAACTCGTCACGCACAGCGACGCGGAACTGCTCAAACTCCGCTCGTTCGGGCGCACGTCGCTGCGAGAGGTCAAGCGGAAACTGCAGGACCTCGGTCTGGACCTCGGGATGTCGCTCCCGGAGGGGTACATGCTGCCGACTTCCTCCGCCTGA
- a CDS encoding 50S ribosomal protein L17 produces the protein MRHRKAGYKLGRTTAHRTAMLRNMAASLFEHGQIVTTVPKAKAVQPFVERIVTKAKRGDLHARRQVIAMLGHDRRAFAWSYLPKQASDAERERVEQQRERSEAFFDIPEASAVERNRYGELRKAPRLVKHIFDNVAPRFQDRQGGYTRIVKLGYRRLGDGTPLCVLQFVGAEEGPEVGGKPGTRRRQADRRTAFAAKLRKDGQEAQAATA, from the coding sequence ATGCGCCACCGCAAGGCTGGCTACAAACTGGGTCGGACGACGGCGCACCGGACGGCGATGCTGCGCAACATGGCCGCGTCGCTCTTTGAGCACGGGCAGATCGTCACGACGGTGCCGAAGGCCAAGGCTGTGCAGCCGTTCGTTGAGCGCATCGTGACGAAGGCGAAGCGCGGCGACCTGCACGCTCGCCGCCAGGTGATCGCCATGCTCGGGCACGATCGACGTGCGTTCGCCTGGTCGTACCTTCCCAAGCAGGCGTCGGATGCGGAGCGGGAGCGTGTCGAGCAGCAGCGCGAGCGTTCAGAAGCGTTCTTCGACATCCCCGAGGCGTCGGCTGTCGAGCGGAACCGCTACGGCGAACTCCGCAAGGCGCCGCGGCTCGTGAAGCACATCTTCGACAATGTCGCCCCTCGCTTCCAGGATCGGCAGGGCGGGTACACGCGGATTGTCAAGCTCGGCTACCGCCGCCTCGGCGACGGCACACCACTCTGCGTCCTGCAGTTCGTCGGCGCAGAGGAAGGCCCCGAAGTCGGCGGCAAGCCGGGAACTCGGCGCCGGCAGGCGGATCGCCGTACGGCCTTCGCCGCCAAACTCCGCAAGGACGGCCAGGAAGCCCAGGCCGCCACGGCTTGA
- a CDS encoding 50S ribosomal protein L15, with translation MMIHDVTKMAGKYKARKRVGRGQGSGQGKQSGRGHKGEGSRSGTSTRHQFEGGQMPYFRRMPKFGFSNVNFKTRFWIVNLGSIVSHPDFAGGGAVNAETLVKAGLIRDTSRGVKVLGDLGEHKLTQKFTVEAARVSASARKLVEGAGGTVNETGSRRDRVRGIDRNSGDPTPKNLTKKLRRGARKKPAKAEAAAPTEES, from the coding sequence ATGATGATCCACGACGTAACCAAGATGGCCGGCAAGTACAAGGCACGCAAGCGCGTCGGTCGCGGCCAAGGCTCCGGCCAGGGCAAGCAGTCCGGTCGCGGGCACAAGGGCGAGGGAAGCCGGAGCGGTACCTCGACGCGCCACCAGTTCGAGGGCGGGCAGATGCCGTACTTCAGGCGCATGCCGAAGTTCGGCTTCTCGAACGTCAACTTCAAGACGCGGTTCTGGATCGTGAACCTCGGCTCGATCGTCTCCCACCCGGACTTCGCCGGGGGCGGCGCGGTGAACGCTGAAACACTCGTGAAGGCGGGCCTTATCCGCGACACCAGCCGCGGCGTGAAGGTTCTGGGCGACCTCGGCGAGCACAAACTCACCCAGAAGTTCACCGTGGAGGCGGCGCGAGTGTCGGCGTCGGCGCGGAAACTGGTCGAGGGCGCGGGCGGCACGGTGAACGAGACCGGCTCGCGTCGCGACCGCGTCCGCGGCATCGACCGCAACTCCGGCGATCCGACACCGAAGAACCTGACCAAGAAGCTGCGCCGCGGAGCCAGGAAGAAGCCGGCGAAGGCGGAGGCGGCCGCGCCGACGGAGGAATCGTGA
- the secY gene encoding preprotein translocase subunit SecY, producing MLSTLVNVFRIAELRNKILFTLGMLVVYRIGFWIPLPGVNQERLAEYFRQAAETGSAVGRLSQYVAIFSGGSFSQSTIFGLGIMPYISAAIIFQLLMSAWPALKKIQDEGPTGRVKIQEWTRYTTVGLCIVQAIGWLTYITSQGMVYQSAAQNPMWWITAVTALTAGTVFLMWLGEQIDRFGIGNGVSMIIMAGILTGMPQAVLWVFGNFDPTDPTKMNYMSLLFLLGGFVLVVGGSVILTVAQRRIPVQQAKHTRGRRVYGGQRSYLPLKVNHGGVMPIIFASSLMIFPSVIFEALAGTAQPGSSPAWWIATTRWLGDAFMMGEFPYVLLYVLMVYFFSYFWITVQFNPEEMSKQLRDHGSFIPGLRPGPRTAEYLETVMERITYVGAAFLAVIAVLPMVVNKSLNIDFSVTQFLGGTGLLIVVSVTLDFLQRVEAALLMRNYAGFLSGQEGGPKMRIRGPRG from the coding sequence ATGCTGAGCACCCTCGTCAACGTCTTTCGCATCGCCGAACTGCGGAACAAGATCCTGTTCACGCTCGGGATGCTCGTCGTCTATCGGATCGGGTTCTGGATCCCGCTCCCCGGCGTGAACCAGGAACGCCTCGCGGAATACTTCCGGCAGGCCGCAGAGACGGGCAGCGCGGTCGGTCGGCTCTCGCAGTACGTTGCGATCTTCTCGGGCGGCTCGTTCTCGCAATCGACGATCTTCGGCCTCGGCATCATGCCGTACATCTCGGCGGCGATCATCTTCCAGTTGCTCATGTCCGCGTGGCCTGCGCTGAAGAAGATCCAGGACGAAGGCCCGACCGGCCGCGTCAAGATCCAGGAATGGACCCGCTACACGACCGTCGGGTTGTGCATCGTGCAGGCGATCGGGTGGCTGACCTATATCACCTCGCAGGGTATGGTGTACCAGTCCGCGGCTCAGAACCCGATGTGGTGGATCACCGCCGTGACGGCCCTGACGGCGGGAACCGTCTTCCTCATGTGGCTCGGTGAGCAGATCGACCGCTTTGGGATCGGCAACGGCGTCTCGATGATCATCATGGCGGGCATCCTGACGGGGATGCCGCAGGCCGTGCTGTGGGTCTTCGGGAACTTCGACCCGACCGACCCGACGAAGATGAACTACATGAGCCTGCTCTTCCTCCTCGGCGGATTCGTGCTGGTCGTGGGGGGATCGGTCATCCTGACCGTGGCGCAGAGGCGTATCCCCGTTCAGCAGGCGAAGCACACGCGAGGTCGGCGCGTTTACGGCGGGCAGCGCAGTTACCTGCCCCTGAAGGTGAACCACGGGGGCGTCATGCCGATCATCTTCGCCAGTTCGCTGATGATCTTCCCTTCGGTCATCTTCGAGGCCCTCGCGGGGACGGCCCAGCCCGGCTCGTCTCCCGCGTGGTGGATCGCCACGACGCGATGGCTCGGCGACGCCTTCATGATGGGCGAGTTCCCCTACGTGCTGCTCTACGTGCTGATGGTCTACTTCTTCAGCTATTTCTGGATCACGGTGCAGTTCAACCCCGAGGAAATGTCCAAGCAGCTGCGCGACCACGGGTCATTCATCCCCGGCCTGCGCCCCGGACCGCGAACCGCCGAGTATCTCGAAACGGTGATGGAGCGGATCACCTACGTTGGCGCCGCGTTCCTGGCGGTGATCGCCGTGCTGCCAATGGTGGTGAACAAGAGCCTGAACATCGACTTCTCGGTGACCCAGTTCCTTGGCGGGACGGGGCTGCTGATTGTGGTGAGCGTGACGCTCGACTTCCTGCAGCGTGTCGAAGCCGCTCTGCTCATGCGGAACTACGCGGGGTTCCTCAGCGGGCAGGAGGGCGGCCCGAAGATGCGCATCCGCGGCCCGAGAGGCTGA
- the rpmJ gene encoding 50S ribosomal protein L36, protein MKVKASVKRVCAKCQVVRRRGKVRVICKADPKHKQVQG, encoded by the coding sequence GTGAAGGTCAAGGCGAGCGTGAAACGTGTCTGCGCGAAGTGCCAGGTGGTTCGTCGCCGGGGCAAAGTTCGCGTGATCTGCAAGGCGGACCCGAAGCACAAGCAGGTCCAGGGCTGA
- a CDS encoding methionyl aminopeptidase yields MVIVLKTPDDLAAMRVAGRAVWAAVSSAIETCRAGMTTAGVAGAARAASPALEEVVVCVCLNEEAAFAAPGPRRLEPGDLVTVDVAGAIEGWWADAASVAVVPPSQEASLRLKRAAEGIIRAGLASLAPGVSWSVVAAAMRAEAGQRGVGLAGSLCGHGIGRRLHEGPELRPGVVEGGRGDIVLGPGMVVTLEPTVTVGRSGEIIERNGVAITADSGLACTEERTVAILEESVMVLTGA; encoded by the coding sequence ATGGTGATCGTTCTCAAGACTCCGGACGACCTCGCGGCGATGCGCGTCGCGGGGCGGGCGGTGTGGGCTGCCGTGTCCTCGGCGATCGAAACGTGCCGCGCAGGGATGACGACGGCCGGCGTCGCCGGCGCGGCCCGGGCCGCTTCGCCCGCTTTGGAGGAGGTGGTGGTCTGTGTGTGCTTGAACGAAGAAGCCGCGTTCGCCGCGCCGGGGCCGAGGCGGCTGGAACCGGGCGACCTTGTCACGGTGGACGTGGCGGGCGCGATTGAAGGATGGTGGGCCGATGCGGCGAGCGTGGCGGTCGTGCCGCCCTCGCAGGAGGCGTCGTTGCGACTAAAGCGGGCGGCAGAAGGCATCATCAGGGCGGGGCTGGCGTCACTGGCACCCGGCGTGTCGTGGTCGGTGGTGGCGGCGGCGATGCGTGCGGAAGCGGGGCAGCGGGGCGTTGGTCTTGCGGGGTCGCTCTGTGGGCACGGTATCGGCAGGCGGCTGCACGAGGGGCCGGAGTTGCGCCCGGGCGTGGTCGAAGGCGGTCGAGGCGACATCGTCCTGGGGCCGGGGATGGTCGTCACGCTGGAGCCGACGGTGACGGTCGGGCGTTCCGGAGAGATCATCGAGCGGAACGGGGTGGCGATCACGGCGGACAGCGGCCTCGCCTGCACGGAGGAACGGACGGTGGCCATCCTGGAAGAAAGCGTGATGGTGTTGACCGGGGCATGA
- the rpsK gene encoding 30S ribosomal protein S11, producing the protein MAKKVKKVRKNVVRGIVYVRATQNNTIVTITDPNGETLCWDSSGTIGFKGARKSTPFAATRAGEQAGQKARKLGMSEVEVRIKGTGPGRESAVNGLVSTGLRVTAIEDHTPVPHNGCRPRKRRRV; encoded by the coding sequence ATGGCGAAGAAGGTCAAGAAAGTTCGCAAGAACGTCGTCCGCGGGATCGTGTACGTTCGCGCGACGCAGAACAACACGATCGTGACGATCACGGACCCGAACGGCGAGACGCTGTGCTGGGATTCGTCGGGCACGATCGGGTTCAAGGGCGCCCGCAAGAGCACGCCCTTCGCCGCGACCCGCGCGGGCGAGCAGGCCGGTCAGAAGGCCCGCAAGCTCGGCATGAGCGAGGTCGAAGTGCGGATCAAGGGGACAGGCCCGGGGCGCGAGTCGGCAGTCAACGGGCTGGTGAGCACCGGGCTTCGAGTGACGGCGATCGAGGACCACACGCCGGTGCCGCACAACGGATGCCGGCCGCGGAAGCGTCGCCGCGTCTGA
- the pheS gene encoding phenylalanine--tRNA ligase subunit alpha: MLAELSKIESEGLAGLSAAGDAEAVEAWRIAYLGTKGRLRVAMAGLKDIPGPEKPAVGKRLNEVKAVLEAAFESRLAALANGQPASSGPVLDVTEPGRVVTEAAGRRHILTRVREELCEVFGRMGFDVADGPELEDDEHNFIKLNIPPDHPARDPIDNFYVDDPRTTARPRMMRSQTSTVQVRVMEDAVAKGWGPPIKVISPGRVYRPDTVDATHSFMFHQIEGLFIDRGVTMVDLKTTLFQFARAYFGDGAEVRLRPSFFPFTEPSAEFDMKIALRPGEPAKWIELGGCGMVDPAVLQACGIDPERWTGFAFGFGIERIAMGRYGIPDIRLLFENDLRFLGQV, from the coding sequence ATGCTCGCAGAGTTGTCAAAGATCGAATCGGAGGGGCTTGCCGGGTTGTCGGCCGCGGGGGATGCCGAAGCCGTCGAGGCGTGGCGCATCGCCTACTTGGGAACGAAGGGGCGGCTTCGCGTTGCGATGGCGGGCCTGAAGGACATTCCCGGTCCGGAGAAACCCGCCGTGGGCAAGCGGCTGAACGAGGTGAAGGCCGTGCTCGAAGCCGCGTTCGAGTCCAGGCTGGCCGCGCTGGCGAACGGCCAACCCGCGTCTTCCGGGCCGGTCTTGGACGTGACTGAACCGGGAAGGGTTGTGACAGAGGCCGCCGGTCGTCGGCACATCCTCACTCGCGTCCGCGAGGAGTTGTGCGAGGTCTTCGGGCGTATGGGGTTCGACGTCGCCGACGGACCGGAACTCGAGGACGACGAGCACAACTTCATCAAGTTGAACATTCCGCCGGACCACCCTGCCCGCGATCCGATCGACAACTTCTACGTGGACGACCCGCGGACGACCGCCCGGCCACGGATGATGCGCAGCCAGACGAGCACCGTGCAGGTGCGCGTGATGGAGGACGCGGTGGCCAAGGGATGGGGGCCGCCGATCAAGGTCATCAGCCCGGGGCGGGTATACCGGCCCGACACCGTGGACGCCACGCACTCGTTCATGTTCCACCAGATCGAGGGCCTGTTCATCGACCGCGGCGTGACTATGGTGGACCTGAAGACGACCCTCTTCCAGTTTGCCCGGGCCTACTTCGGCGACGGGGCCGAGGTGCGGCTCCGCCCGTCGTTCTTCCCCTTCACCGAACCGAGCGCGGAGTTCGACATGAAGATCGCCCTCCGTCCCGGCGAGCCGGCGAAGTGGATCGAGTTGGGCGGGTGCGGGATGGTGGACCCGGCCGTGCTGCAAGCCTGCGGCATCGATCCCGAACGATGGACGGGCTTCGCGTTCGGGTTCGGGATCGAGCGGATCGCCATGGGGCGATACGGCATCCCGGACATCCGGCTGCTGTTCGAGAACGACCTGCGGTTCCTCGGGCAGGTGTGA